GAGCCGGTCGACCGCGTGACTGCGCGCAAAACCACTCATTACCGGACATGGGGTCTCGAGTAGCAAAACGGTTTGTCACGCCGTCTTCGATTCGTCGGTCGAGATGTGGATCGTCTTCCGGACGGTCGCGTGGACGGTTCCTGCTGCGTCGACGAGATCGACAGTGTAGTGACGATCGATTGACTCCGTTCCATCGGTCGAGAGTTCGGCACGGATCGCCTCGAGTTCTTCGTCGGTCAGACGGAATCGTGCGTATAACGTCTCGGTACCGGGCTTTTTGAAGCGAATATCGGCTTCTTTGTCCCAGACGACGTACCCGTCACCGAGCGTTTTCAGTAGCATCATCATGTAGAACGGGTCGATTGCGCCGTAGAGGCTGCCGCCGAAGGTCGTCCCGACGTAGTTGCGTGTCCGCCAGTTGTGTGGGACTTTTATACGAATTTCTTGCCAGTCGGGGGCGATGTAGGTGACCCGACCGCCGGTTCCGCGGTAGGCCGGAAACAGATTGAACCCCAGTTTGTAGAGCCGTGAACGGAGCGTCGCGAACATAACTGCAGTCGTGGGTGGCTCCCGAAAGCTATTCGGAAACGACTGGGCCGTCACTGGCCGTTGTCGTCGGATCGCCCGGAGAGTGAGGGTTGTCCCCCGCTATCGAGCCCCCGAACCATGATACACACTCACGTGTCAAGAGAGCACCTTTTTTATTGGTTCCCGGCGAACGAATCCCTATGAGACACCGAATCTTCAACGAGGACGGCGACGAAGAGCTCGTCTTCGTCATGGGCTGGGGCAACCGCTGGACCCACGAGAACGTCAGCTGGCTCATCGGCAAGCTGACCGAGGCCGACTACCGGGTGCATGCGTTCGAACTTCCCACCAACATCGACGATTTCAAAGCCGACTGGCTCGAGCCGATCGCCGAGTACGTCGTCGAGTTCGACGAGCAGTACCAGCTGCTGGGCCACAGCGCGGGCGCGCTCGTCGGACAGGCTCTCGACGGCGCGGAGAACCACGTCTACCTGAGCCCGTGGTGGGGGTACGGCGCGGACTACGCGGAGCCGCTGCTCGATCTCGCCTCGAAACTGCCGACGACGCTCCCCTGTCTCCCGGCCGGCGAGATGGGCCGCGAGGCCCTCGGCGAACTGGCGACCGACCACCAGATCGCGACGACGCCGGACTGGGTGTCGCCCGCGTTCGTCCGGGAGACCCGTCGGGCACAAGACGAGTTGCTGACGATCGACCACGACGCGGTCGTCTTCTGCTCGCTGCGCGATCCTGTGGTCAGCCTCCGCCCGATCGGCGAGCGCGTCCCCGCCGAACACGTCGTCCTCTACGACGGCGGCCACGAACTGTTCTCCTCTGCGAGCCGCGATCGCCACATCGAGACGTTGCTCGCCGCGCTCGAGGATGGCGCCGACGCCGTCGAAGACGACGAGGACGAAGCGGACGAAGAAGAGCCGGTTCCGGCCTGAGATGCCTGGTTCGGCGCTGTACGTATCGTGATTCGCCGCGCTCAGAGCGCATCAATAGGGAACCCATGACATCGAAACCAACGGACGAGACCACAACGAGCAGTGCCGTCGAATCGGTCACCGACCTCGAGCGCCTTCGCGACCGTCCCGACGTTCAGTTTCACGACGAGACGGAATGCGTCGACAGCGAACTATTCGAAACGCTCGAGGGCCTGGACGATATGGCCGTCGTCGGCGTTACGAACGGCGATGGCGACGTCTTGCTGATGCGCGTCACCGAGGAGTGTGCGCGGAAACTTCCGACGCCGGAGGTCGGCCCCGGTGAGGACTACGCTGCAGCCGCACGGAACTGGGTCGAATCGCAAGCGGGCCTCGCGATCACGCTCGATTCGCTGGAGGGCGTGTGGTGCCACGAGGCGCGACTCGAGGGCACCGAACGAACGACGACGCGGGCCTTCGTCGTCTTCGGTGCCACGCCGGGAGTCGACGAGGACGGTGTCGTCGAGACGACGGCCGAACACCCCGAGGCACACGCTGTCGGCTGGTTCGCGGAACTTCCGGACGATGCAGCCGTGGCTCCGGGGACCCGTCTCTTCTTCGAGTGACGGCGATCCCTCGCGCAGACGAAACCGTGATGCGTACAGCCCGTCAACGGACCCCTAATGGACTGTAACCGGTGTGACGAGGAGGCAATCATGCACGCCGCCTACTCCGGGGCACACCTCTGTACCGATCACTTTCGGGAGTCGGTCGAAAAGCGGGTTCGCCGACGGGTCCGACGGGACGACCTCGTTCCCCACGGTGTCACACCCGAGGACCCCCTGACGTGGGTAATCGGCCTCTCCGGGGGGAAAGACAGCGTTGTCCTCACCGAAATCCTCCACGAGACGTTCGCGGAGGACCCCCGAATCGAACTCGTCGGGCTGACGATCCACGAGGGGATCGAGGGTTACCGAGACAAGAGCCTCGAGGCCTGCGTCGAACTGACCGACGAGCTCGGCATCCACCACGAGGTCGTCAGCTACGAGGAGGAGTTCGGGGTTCGGATGGACGACGTCGTCGAGGACGACCCCGAGAACATGGCCGCCTGCGCCTACTGTGGCGTCTTTCGTCGAGACCTGCTGTCGAACTACGCCGACGAACTCGAGGCAGACCTCCTGCTGACGGGCCACAACTTAGACGACGAGGCCCAGACGGCGATGATGAACTTCCTCGAGGGCGACGTCGAACAGATGGCGAAACACTTCGACGCCAGCCTCGGCCCCCTCTCCGAACGCGACGAGCAGGACGAGTTCGTCCCGCGGGCGAAGCCCCTGCGAGACGTCCCGGAAAAGGAAGTCGCCCTTTACGCACACGTCAACGACCTTCCGGCCCACATCACGGAGTGTCCCCACTCGAGCGAGGCCTATCGCGGCGAGATCCAGCAGTTGCTCTACGGGTTAGAGGAGAACCATCCCGGCACCCGCCACTCGATTCTCTCGGGCTACGAGGAGCTGGCCAACATCATGTCCGACGAGTTCAGCGGCGACGA
Above is a window of Natronorubrum tibetense GA33 DNA encoding:
- a CDS encoding DUF4442 domain-containing protein codes for the protein MFATLRSRLYKLGFNLFPAYRGTGGRVTYIAPDWQEIRIKVPHNWRTRNYVGTTFGGSLYGAIDPFYMMMLLKTLGDGYVVWDKEADIRFKKPGTETLYARFRLTDEELEAIRAELSTDGTESIDRHYTVDLVDAAGTVHATVRKTIHISTDESKTA
- a CDS encoding alpha/beta fold hydrolase, which translates into the protein MRHRIFNEDGDEELVFVMGWGNRWTHENVSWLIGKLTEADYRVHAFELPTNIDDFKADWLEPIAEYVVEFDEQYQLLGHSAGALVGQALDGAENHVYLSPWWGYGADYAEPLLDLASKLPTTLPCLPAGEMGREALGELATDHQIATTPDWVSPAFVRETRRAQDELLTIDHDAVVFCSLRDPVVSLRPIGERVPAEHVVLYDGGHELFSSASRDRHIETLLAALEDGADAVEDDEDEADEEEPVPA
- a CDS encoding NUDIX domain-containing protein codes for the protein MTSKPTDETTTSSAVESVTDLERLRDRPDVQFHDETECVDSELFETLEGLDDMAVVGVTNGDGDVLLMRVTEECARKLPTPEVGPGEDYAAAARNWVESQAGLAITLDSLEGVWCHEARLEGTERTTTRAFVVFGATPGVDEDGVVETTAEHPEAHAVGWFAELPDDAAVAPGTRLFFE
- the ncsA gene encoding tRNA 2-thiolation protein NcsA is translated as MDCNRCDEEAIMHAAYSGAHLCTDHFRESVEKRVRRRVRRDDLVPHGVTPEDPLTWVIGLSGGKDSVVLTEILHETFAEDPRIELVGLTIHEGIEGYRDKSLEACVELTDELGIHHEVVSYEEEFGVRMDDVVEDDPENMAACAYCGVFRRDLLSNYADELEADLLLTGHNLDDEAQTAMMNFLEGDVEQMAKHFDASLGPLSERDEQDEFVPRAKPLRDVPEKEVALYAHVNDLPAHITECPHSSEAYRGEIQQLLYGLEENHPGTRHSILSGYEELANIMSDEFSGDDGANLQDCAECGSTTTREVCRKCSLLESLV